The genomic DNA TTTTTGTAATTCCTTTTGTATATACCTTTTTTCTGTTACATATCGAAAAGAACTTTTTTAAAAGAAACAACACTTCTATATCACAAGAGATGGAGCACCAAAACTTTTCTTAGTACCTATTTGGAAGGGTTTCTCATGGAACGACTTCACTAGTGAAGCTAAAACTGATGAAGCCAAATAAACAGGCTTCACCCTGCTTCTAGTTTACTTAGAAAACTCCTCGAAACAGGCTCTTAGAGTTCTCATCTCGTATCATGTAGAATTTGTCATCCTTCAGACAGCTAACCTAAAGTAAAGGACGAGCAAACCAATGGTCTTTAGGCGACATTGCGACACATCATCCTAAATAAGAAATGATCTGATTCTCATCTTATGATGTTCGATTCAATTAGTATATTGACAGCACATTTTACACAACATACTGACACGACAAGTCATCGAGGCTTATACAGGTGTGTCGAAGACATTTGACGAGCCGAAGATGCGCACGAGATTAGCATGACTCCAAAATCCAGAAAGAAACAGCAGTCCACATTGAGGTTACAGATATCATTTTACGGTCCAGCATCTGGTTAAAATTGCAATGGTAGAACGAAATAACGCATCTGCATAGAACCTTTAGTTTACTCTAGGTTAGTTTGTAGAACGAATGTTCAGAGAACTAAATTTCACAAACTCTACCCTCCTGAGACCTGAAGTTTATAAACCAGACATGTcaaaacatatatttttttactCGCCATAGTGCGTGATGATCAAATGGGTCTTTTTACAAGATACATATGCAACATCCACTAAAAAAAGTGCTTCAAGATGCAAGGCAGCTATCCGATTACAATCTTTACACGATCCTGTCAAATAAATATGAAATTATCCCTCAAAGATCGGTAAACTTTCTTCCGACATGTGTTACAATTGCTGCTCTTTCGCTTTCTTCCGGGCCAGAGCTCGCGCTCTTGCAGCAGCAAGTGCATCATCACTTCTTTTGTAGTGCTCATCTGTAACCTTTGCTGGCTGAATGTTCTGTGGAGTCTGAGAAGCTTTCGAAGGAACACCAGCATCATTTATCTCAGTAGATGCAGCAGCTGTCGAATCCTTTGGTTGACTTCCGGACGGTTCTTCCACACTCTTAGCCCTCTCTGATCCTACACTGGATTCTCTTCTACGCTTTGGAGAAGGCTCGGAGACTTCAGCATCAAGACTGCTAGATTTAGTATCCTCTAGTTTATTGTctgacttttgaggatcagcATGCTTTGCATTCCCATGCGACCGTGCACCGAAAGCAACATTCTTCTCTAGCCCAAAGTAAAAATCACTCAAGTCTTTCTTTTTAGTTACCTAGAAGAGATAGATGAATAAAACATACATTAGCCAACAGACAATATGGCAGCAAAATGTAAATATACAGGCTCCTTTTGGTAGGCAATCTAATTTGATGATAAATATGAGAGAAACCAGCATTTATGTCATTAATACTGTGAATCGGGAAGGCATGCCATGCCACACACATGACAAAATTTAGCATTAGGGACATTTACAGTTACCAGATCATATTCTGCAGAAAAAAGTAAATTGTTTGCTACAAATGAAGAAAGTCCTGAAGTAAGAAATAAACTAAAAAGGGCAGTATAAAAGGCCAGTTTCATGTAGATATAGCATCCGGATTCATAGGCAACAGGATCCCTTTATTCTCCTAGTCTGATGTCACCTGATGCCACAAAGTCCACATAGCACGTGTAATAACAGCAGAATTCAAACTAAACACATGATGATTTATCATCAAACGCAAGGCTCAACAGGAACAAAGCAGCCATCCAACTTAGACATGTAATTCAGAAAAGTGTACTAGCCTGACTCAGGAACAGGGTATCATCGGTAAAAAGTAATTGATATTCATATCGTATCATATTGAAGGACAGAAGCAAACATGCAACATGGAAACAATTGAAAGAAGTAATAAAAATAAGTACTAATAAAGACAACAGTGTAGGTATACAAGACGCGGAAAGTAACAGCAAACAAATGAAGAAAACTTACATCTTCCCTTTCTTCTCGAAGTTGCCGGAGTCTCTCTTCCTCAAGCCACTTTTGTTCTTCCTCAAGTTTCTTCCTGTAGGCAGATGTTACAAACTTATCCTTGTCCCCAAAAAGGTGGTCCTCCTTGCTTCTCTCTTTCTGAAGCTTCCTCTCGTATATTATATCCTGTTCTCGTTTACGTTGTTCTGCTTTTTCCTTAAGTTGTGCAATATATTTTGACTGTACAAAAGAGAgtaattattttaaaaaaagaaaatatcaaACCATGGtaacatatgaaatgtgaaaaaaaTCTTCTCTTTGGAAAGCTTACACTAAAATACAGGTACATAAATATCTGTAATTCTGTATTGTATACACCAAATCAGATACAACCAATATAGCATGCAAGATTGAGTAGCTACATGAAGGATATCTTTCGCATTGCTAAAGCttgtgaaaaaaaaaaatcaaaaagcgGGTGTCTAAGCCACATGCTAATTTTCAAATACTGGATCAACTAAGCATTCCGCAGAAGCAAACAATTACTCTAGATCAACACAAATAGGAGATTTTCATTTAGCTCAATCCCTGTTTATCCTTCAATTCAACCACAAAAATTCctctaaaaaaattaagatgCGTTAAGCACCAAGGCGAAACTCTGCCAAACAACAAC from Panicum virgatum strain AP13 chromosome 7N, P.virgatum_v5, whole genome shotgun sequence includes the following:
- the LOC120682629 gene encoding nuclear speckle splicing regulatory protein 1-like, producing the protein MQRYGLQLRTKPAASSSSRAPPPPARPLAAFADDDDDDVEAEILRQAAKKRALQKVEEQQKKAMEEDPSVFAYDEVYDDMKEKEARPKMQDKVVRESKYIAQLKEKAEQRKREQDIIYERKLQKERSKEDHLFGDKDKFVTSAYRKKLEEEQKWLEEERLRQLREEREDVTKKKDLSDFYFGLEKNVAFGARSHGNAKHADPQKSDNKLEDTKSSSLDAEVSEPSPKRRRESSVGSERAKSVEEPSGSQPKDSTAAASTEINDAGVPSKASQTPQNIQPAKVTDEHYKRSDDALAAARARALARKKAKEQQL